CTTCCACCATCTCGACCGCGACGTCCGGGAACACGCCACGATCGCTCAGCGCGGCCGACAACCCGCGCCCCTCCCGCACTTCGCGCGCGACGAGATCGAGGTGCTCCGCGATCGAGAGGTTCCCGGTGGCCGAGGCGGCGATGTCGATGGCCTGGACGAGCGGGATGCCGCCCGAGAGCAGCGTGGCGAGCGTGCGCGCGAGCTGCGCCGTCGCGAACCGTCGCGCGAGCGGACCGAAGTACGGGATCCGCAACAACGCGGCGTGCAGGCGCCGCCGCTGCGCCGGCTGACGCAGCACGACGACGGCGGCAGCGACGAAGGCCGCGACCGCGATCGCGATGAGCCCTCCGCTCGCGACCACGTTCATGGACAACGCGACGACGATCCGCGTGGACAACGGGAGATCGGCGTTGGCGTATTGCGCGTAGAACGCGGCGAATTCCGGGACGACCTTGAAGACGATCAGCCCGACCACGGCGATCGAGAGCAGGACGAGGATGACCGGGTAGATCAGCGCGGACACGACTTGCGACCGCGCCGCGTTCAACACCTTCGCGTGCTGGACGTAGCGCCGCAGCACCTGCTCCAGGCTGCCGCTCTTCTCGCCCGCCATGAGCGAGGCGGTGTAGACGCCCGGGAACAACTGCTGCACTTCGAATGCGTCCGACAGCGACGTGCCCGATCGCACGCGCTCGTGTACGTCGTCGAGCGCGGCGCGCAGCGTGGCGTTGGGCACGCGCTTGCGCAGGATGTCCATGGATTGCACGAGCGGCAGGCCCGCCTTCAGCAGCGTCGCCAGTTCCTGGTTGAACACCAGAAAGTCGGCAGTCGGAACCTTGCGGCGCTTGGGCAGCGGCAGGTTGAACCGTGCAGGCAAGGCAGCCCGTGCGGCGGAACGGGCGGAGAGGAGAAACAGACCGCGTTCCTCGAGGTCGACCCTCAGCCGTGCTTCGCTCTCCGCCACGTACGTGGCTTCGGTGATCTGGCCGGTGGCCGTCGCCACTCTGCAGCGGAACTCCACGCGAAGAATGCGCCTCCCGTGCCCGCCGGGCTGGCTGCGGGTCGTTCAAGGATACCAGCCCCGGCTCAGGTCCTTTAGACCATCGGAGCGACCGGTTGGCCGCCGTCTCCTTCGTGAAAGGACGGTTCTCGGAGCGGTTTACTTGGGCTCGACGAAAAAGTGGTAGACGCGGATGCCGAGCTCGCGCGTGTCGCGTCCGCCGGACGGCAGCTTGGCGGGCACGAACGCCTTGTCGATGTCGAGGCGGAAATCCACCATGTCGGCAGTGCCGAGCTGTGCGGCGGCCACCGGCACCCGGACGATCGCCGGAGAGGTCGCGGCGGCGGGAAACGTCTGCACGGTCTGATCGTCCACCTTGAGCGCGACCTGTTGCGGCGCCTCGGGGAAGAGGTCCGGACGGGCGTCGTACTCGATGTACACCGTCACGTCGGTCTTCGGATTGCGGGCCGACACGACCGCCGACTTCTGCGACCACTTCCAGGACAGCGCCGGGTTGTCCTGCGCGTACTCGTCAGGATGCCAGCCGTTCTTGAAGATGAGGAACACGTTCTCCGACTGGTTCTGGAATTGAAGCGTCGCCACCTTGTACGAGCGGGCGGACGACTCGTTGTCGGCGGCGTTCGGGCCCATCAGCGGGAGCCGCTCGTCGTCCTTGTACAACCCGATCTCGACGGTCGCGTCGCCGACATACGCCACGAGCGGGACGAAGCGGGTGCGCGTGTACTCGATCTTCTGCCCGGGCTTCCACTGGGACGTGGGGATCGGCGGATCGTGATCGTCCTGCCAGAGCGGCTGGCCGTCCGGGTTCTTCACCTGGACGAAGACGCGATAGTCGCCCGGAATGGAGCCGTTCGGTGCGACGTCGAACCGGTACGTCAGGTCGATCGGACTGCCGAGCGGCAGCCGCGTGCGATTCGCGGTGAGCGAGACCGTGGCGACCGGAGGGGCTGGCGTACCGCGTGAGCAGGCCGCCGCGAGCGCGGCGACGATCACGAGGAGCGCCGCTGCAGGCGTCGTGCGCGTCATCACGGCCCTGCATCCTACTGTATTGCTGCATG
The genomic region above belongs to Acidobacteriota bacterium and contains:
- a CDS encoding type II secretion system F family protein encodes the protein MEFRCRVATATGQITEATYVAESEARLRVDLEERGLFLLSARSAARAALPARFNLPLPKRRKVPTADFLVFNQELATLLKAGLPLVQSMDILRKRVPNATLRAALDDVHERVRSGTSLSDAFEVQQLFPGVYTASLMAGEKSGSLEQVLRRYVQHAKVLNAARSQVVSALIYPVILVLLSIAVVGLIVFKVVPEFAAFYAQYANADLPLSTRIVVALSMNVVASGGLIAIAVAAFVAAAVVVLRQPAQRRRLHAALLRIPYFGPLARRFATAQLARTLATLLSGGIPLVQAIDIAASATGNLSIAEHLDLVAREVREGRGLSAALSDRGVFPDVAVEMVEVGESTGSMAEMLNSVADFYDEENQTSLTRFSNLIQPVLLIVMGAVIAGLLLSLYMPLFRLSSLTT